One part of the Enterococcus sp. DIV1094 genome encodes these proteins:
- a CDS encoding hydroxymethylglutaryl-CoA synthase: MKIGIDRLSFFIPNLFLDMTELANRRGDDPAKYHIGIGQDQMAVNQVFEDIVTLGANAASKIVTEEDREKIDMVIVGTESGIDQSKASAVIIHHLLKVQPFARSFEVKEACYGGTAALHMAKEYVKNHPDRKVLVIASDIARYGLASAGEVTQGVGAVAMMITQNPRILSLEDHSVFLTEDIYDFWRPSYSQYPVVDGPLSNSTYIESFQKVWNRYKETTGRTLADFDALTFHIPYTKMGKKALQSVIEETDETTQTRLMSRYEEGITYSRRIGNLYTGSLYLGLISLLENSQALKAGDRIGLFSYGSGAVSEFFSGYLEADYQNFLFKEENQAMLDNREALTVDQYEEIFNQTLPGHGESAEYHSDLPYSIYKVENDIRFYKEK, translated from the coding sequence ATGAAAATAGGGATTGATCGTCTTTCCTTTTTTATTCCTAATTTATTTTTAGATATGACTGAATTAGCAAACAGACGTGGAGATGATCCTGCCAAATACCATATTGGGATCGGTCAAGATCAAATGGCTGTCAATCAGGTTTTTGAAGACATCGTCACGCTAGGAGCAAACGCAGCCAGCAAAATCGTCACAGAAGAAGATCGTGAGAAAATCGATATGGTCATTGTAGGTACCGAGTCAGGTATCGACCAGTCAAAAGCAAGTGCTGTAATTATCCATCATTTGTTAAAGGTCCAACCTTTTGCTCGTTCATTCGAAGTAAAAGAAGCTTGCTACGGGGGAACAGCAGCTTTGCATATGGCAAAAGAATATGTAAAAAATCATCCAGATCGTAAAGTTTTAGTGATTGCCAGCGATATCGCTCGCTACGGTCTAGCAAGTGCTGGTGAAGTGACTCAAGGTGTTGGTGCGGTCGCGATGATGATCACACAAAACCCTCGAATTTTATCCCTTGAAGACCATAGTGTCTTTTTGACCGAAGATATCTATGATTTCTGGCGTCCAAGCTATAGCCAATATCCGGTAGTTGATGGCCCTTTATCCAACTCTACCTATATTGAATCTTTCCAAAAAGTTTGGAATAGATATAAAGAAACAACCGGTCGAACACTTGCTGATTTTGATGCGCTTACGTTCCATATCCCTTATACAAAAATGGGGAAAAAAGCGTTACAAAGTGTGATCGAAGAAACAGATGAAACAACACAAACACGTTTGATGTCCCGTTATGAAGAAGGCATCACCTATAGTCGTCGGATAGGTAATCTATACACTGGTTCACTTTATTTAGGCTTGATTTCTTTACTAGAAAACTCCCAAGCATTAAAAGCCGGTGACCGCATTGGCTTATTCAGCTATGGCTCTGGTGCTGTGAGTGAATTTTTCTCTGGCTATCTAGAAGCAGACTATCAAAACTTCTTATTCAAAGAAGAGAATCAAGCAATGTTAGATAACCGTGAAGCATTAACGGTTGATCAATATGAAGAAATCTTTAACCAAACATTACCTGGACACGGTGAATCAGCTGAATATCATTCAGACCTACCTTATTCGATCTATAAAGTTGAGAATGATATTCGTTTCTATAAAGAGAAATAA
- a CDS encoding hydroxymethylglutaryl-CoA reductase, degradative has product MKEVVIIDAARTPIGKYRGSLSSYSAVELGTMITTEILERTGVKKEAIDQVIFGNVLQAGNGQNVARQIAINSGIPVSVPAMTINEVCGSGMKSVILARQQIQLGEADLVIAGGVESMTRAPMLQVADLENEKTEEISSMVNDGLTDAFSNTHMGLTAENVAQQFSVTRNEQDQYALNSQLKAAKASEAGIFKEEIVPISKNEEVFATDEAVRGNSTLEKLSTLRTVFAEDGTVTAGNASPLNDGGSVLILASKDYAIAYGLPYLATIKGVAEVGIDPSIMGVAPIKAINTLLEKSELSIDEIDLFEINEAFAASSIVVNRELNIPADKVNIYGGAIALGHPIGASGARILTTLSYALRRTQQRYGVASLCIGGGLGLAVLLEANLQEAGDDQKKKFYELTPEQRRQRLVQEKVISQEDATHLKESVLAEDIANHLIENQISQVEIPLGVALNFQLNGQKKWIPMATEEPSVIAAASNGAKMCGDISVQIPQRLMRGQIVMTGRCDYRKITEVIEERKAELFSCANESYPSIVKRGGGVREISTREFMGSEHAYLSLDFLVDVKDAMGANIINSILEGVALRLKEWFPEEEILFSILSNLATESLAIATCTIPFERLAKNKETGQLIAEKIRQASEYAKLDPYRATTHNKGIMNGIEAVILATGNDTRAAAAAIHAYAARNGHWHYQGLTDWQIKEDHLVGKLTVPLAVATVGGASRVLPKAKASLDMLAIDSAQELAQVIAAVGLAQNLAALRALVSDGIQKGHMSLQARALAITVGAKGEEIEQVAAKLRESGNINQQNALAALEALRTDKK; this is encoded by the coding sequence TTGAAGGAAGTCGTTATTATAGATGCTGCACGAACACCAATTGGAAAGTATCGTGGCAGTTTAAGCAGTTATTCTGCTGTTGAGTTGGGAACAATGATCACCACAGAGATTCTTGAAAGAACGGGAGTCAAAAAAGAAGCAATCGATCAAGTCATTTTTGGTAATGTGCTTCAAGCAGGAAACGGTCAAAATGTTGCAAGACAGATTGCGATCAATAGCGGGATTCCTGTGAGCGTGCCAGCAATGACAATCAATGAAGTTTGCGGATCAGGTATGAAATCTGTGATTCTTGCACGGCAACAGATCCAATTAGGCGAAGCGGATCTCGTAATAGCCGGTGGCGTTGAAAGTATGACTAGAGCGCCAATGTTACAAGTGGCAGATCTAGAAAATGAGAAGACTGAAGAAATCTCAAGCATGGTGAATGATGGGTTGACTGATGCATTCTCCAATACACATATGGGATTGACTGCAGAAAATGTGGCACAACAATTTTCTGTGACAAGAAATGAGCAAGATCAATATGCACTCAACTCGCAATTAAAAGCGGCAAAAGCGAGTGAAGCAGGGATTTTCAAGGAAGAGATCGTTCCAATCTCAAAAAATGAAGAAGTATTTGCGACGGATGAAGCCGTACGAGGCAATAGTACGTTAGAGAAATTAAGTACGTTACGGACCGTTTTTGCAGAGGACGGTACGGTTACTGCCGGCAATGCTTCTCCTTTGAACGATGGAGGCTCTGTCTTGATTTTAGCCTCTAAAGATTATGCAATTGCGTATGGGTTACCGTATTTAGCTACGATCAAAGGAGTGGCTGAAGTCGGTATCGATCCAAGTATCATGGGCGTTGCACCAATCAAAGCAATCAATACGTTGTTGGAAAAATCAGAACTTTCTATTGATGAAATCGATCTATTTGAAATCAACGAAGCGTTTGCGGCGTCATCGATCGTTGTGAATCGTGAATTGAATATCCCAGCAGATAAAGTCAATATTTATGGTGGCGCGATCGCCTTAGGTCACCCGATCGGCGCTAGTGGTGCGCGTATCTTGACAACGTTAAGCTATGCGTTGAGAAGAACACAACAACGCTATGGCGTTGCCTCTTTATGTATTGGTGGGGGTCTTGGATTAGCGGTTCTTTTAGAAGCCAATCTGCAAGAAGCTGGTGACGATCAAAAAAAAAAGTTTTATGAGCTGACACCGGAACAACGTAGACAGCGTTTAGTTCAAGAAAAAGTGATCTCGCAAGAAGACGCGACACATTTGAAAGAATCTGTGTTAGCAGAAGACATCGCCAATCATTTGATCGAAAATCAAATCAGTCAAGTAGAGATCCCATTAGGTGTCGCATTGAATTTCCAGTTGAATGGACAGAAAAAATGGATACCAATGGCAACAGAAGAGCCTTCTGTGATTGCGGCAGCGAGCAATGGCGCAAAGATGTGTGGCGATATCAGCGTCCAAATCCCGCAACGCTTGATGCGTGGGCAAATCGTTATGACCGGACGTTGTGATTATCGAAAAATCACTGAAGTCATTGAAGAAAGAAAAGCAGAACTATTCAGTTGTGCAAACGAAAGTTACCCTTCGATCGTCAAGCGTGGCGGAGGTGTGCGTGAAATCTCTACTCGTGAATTTATGGGAAGTGAACATGCCTATCTTTCATTGGATTTTTTAGTTGACGTCAAAGATGCGATGGGTGCCAATATCATCAATTCGATTTTGGAAGGTGTTGCCCTTCGACTGAAAGAATGGTTTCCGGAAGAAGAAATCTTGTTTAGTATCTTGAGCAATCTAGCGACAGAATCTTTAGCGATCGCCACTTGTACGATTCCTTTTGAGCGGTTAGCAAAGAACAAAGAAACGGGTCAGTTGATTGCTGAAAAGATTCGTCAAGCAAGCGAATATGCTAAGTTAGATCCGTATCGGGCAACGACCCATAATAAGGGAATCATGAATGGTATCGAAGCGGTCATTTTGGCAACAGGAAATGATACACGGGCAGCTGCAGCGGCAATCCATGCGTATGCTGCCAGAAATGGGCATTGGCATTACCAAGGATTGACCGACTGGCAGATCAAAGAGGATCATTTAGTAGGAAAATTGACTGTTCCTTTGGCTGTGGCAACTGTCGGAGGGGCGTCTAGAGTCTTGCCTAAAGCGAAAGCTTCTTTAGACATGTTAGCGATCGATTCTGCACAAGAATTGGCGCAAGTGATCGCAGCAGTCGGGTTAGCGCAAAATCTTGCTGCATTACGTGCTCTTGTCAGTGACGGCATCCAAAAGGGACATATGTCGTTACAAGCCAGAGCATTGGCGATCACAGTTGGTGCAAAAGGGGAAGAGATCGAACAAGTAGCAGCAAAACTGAGAGAATCAGGCAACATCAATCAACAAAACGCTTTAGCTGCCTTAGAAGCTCTTCGTACGGATAAAAAGTAG
- a CDS encoding class I SAM-dependent methyltransferase — protein sequence MNKEDWNEFAQDYYDSQKESNTMIVQDLAAYLRDEELLPAKSFVDVAGGAGRYLSLAKEIEQYELIDFSEEMLSYAKHEARQMSITNCQFILQEFTEFLHENKTYELVFSAANPALVSCEQLEKLRRKATKACLILRVVLSEDDVFVPLERDFDIEESDPNSSPVVMDRFEEYLSKKHIPYKRKEFTYVSQEEINLSFLRAYYAEIQDDPRFQSYLQELFQSDETILSTNKLTYRLLTIY from the coding sequence ATGAATAAAGAAGATTGGAATGAGTTTGCACAAGACTATTATGATTCGCAGAAAGAATCCAATACGATGATCGTACAGGATCTTGCTGCTTATTTACGAGATGAAGAGTTATTGCCAGCGAAATCCTTCGTAGATGTAGCGGGTGGCGCAGGGCGCTATCTTTCATTGGCAAAAGAAATAGAGCAATATGAGTTGATTGATTTTTCAGAGGAAATGCTTTCTTATGCAAAGCATGAAGCAAGACAAATGAGTATCACAAACTGTCAGTTCATTCTTCAAGAATTTACGGAATTTTTACATGAAAATAAGACGTATGAGCTTGTTTTTTCAGCAGCAAATCCTGCGTTGGTGTCCTGTGAGCAATTGGAAAAATTACGTAGAAAAGCGACGAAAGCATGTTTGATCTTACGAGTAGTTTTATCAGAAGATGATGTGTTCGTGCCGCTTGAAAGGGATTTTGATATCGAGGAATCTGATCCTAACAGTTCACCGGTTGTAATGGACCGATTTGAAGAGTATTTGTCCAAAAAGCATATTCCGTATAAGAGGAAAGAATTTACTTATGTTTCCCAAGAAGAAATAAATCTTTCATTTTTACGCGCTTATTACGCAGAAATCCAAGATGATCCACGCTTTCAATCGTATCTTCAAGAACTATTTCAATCTGATGAAACAATTCTAAGTACAAATAAACTGACCTATCGATTATTGACTATCTATTAG